In Streptomyces sp. NBC_00569, a single genomic region encodes these proteins:
- the pstB gene encoding phosphate ABC transporter ATP-binding protein PstB, whose product MAKRIDVSGLTAYYSSHKAIEDISMTVEPRSVTAFIGPSGCGKSTFLRTLNRMHEVTPGGRVEGKVLLDDEDLYGTHVDPVAVRRTVGMVFQRPNPFPTMSIFDNVAAGLRLNGSYKKSELGDIVEKSLKGANLWNEVKDRLNKPGSGLSGGQQQRLCIARAIAVEPQVLLMDEPCSALDPISTLAIEDLIGELKERFTIVIVTHNMQQAARVSDRTAFFNLSAVGQPGKLVEIDETERIFSNPSVQATEDYISGRFG is encoded by the coding sequence ATGGCCAAGCGAATCGACGTATCGGGCCTGACCGCGTACTACAGCTCCCACAAGGCGATCGAGGACATCTCGATGACCGTGGAGCCCCGCTCCGTGACGGCCTTCATCGGCCCGTCCGGCTGCGGCAAGTCCACCTTCCTGCGCACCCTGAACCGCATGCACGAGGTCACCCCCGGTGGCCGCGTCGAGGGCAAGGTGCTCCTGGACGACGAGGACCTCTACGGCACCCACGTCGACCCGGTCGCCGTGCGCCGCACGGTCGGCATGGTGTTCCAGCGCCCGAACCCGTTCCCCACCATGTCGATCTTCGACAACGTGGCGGCGGGCCTGCGCCTGAACGGCTCGTACAAGAAGAGCGAGCTCGGCGACATCGTCGAGAAGTCCCTCAAGGGCGCCAACCTCTGGAACGAGGTCAAGGACCGCCTCAACAAGCCCGGCTCCGGCCTCTCCGGCGGCCAGCAGCAGCGTCTGTGCATCGCCCGCGCCATCGCGGTCGAGCCCCAGGTGCTCCTCATGGACGAGCCCTGCTCGGCCCTCGACCCGATCTCGACCCTCGCCATCGAGGACCTGATCGGCGAGCTCAAGGAGCGCTTCACGATCGTCATCGTGACGCACAACATGCAGCAGGCGGCCCGCGTCTCGGACCGCACGGCGTTCTTCAACCTGTCCGCGGTCGGCCAGCCCGGCAAGCTCGTCGAGATCGACGAGACCGAGCGGATCTTCTCCAACCCGTCGGTCCAGGCCACCGAGGACTACATCTCGGGCCGCTTCGGCTA